A window of Natrinema versiforme contains these coding sequences:
- a CDS encoding translation initiation factor IF-5A, which yields MAKQQTEVRELQEGSYVMIDDTPCKINAYSTAKPGKHGSAKARVEAEGVFDGKKRSLSQPVDAKIWVPIIERKNGQVVSVDGNDMQVMDLETYETITMRIPDDIDVSPDENIEYLEMEDQRKIV from the coding sequence ATGGCGAAACAGCAGACCGAAGTTCGCGAACTCCAGGAAGGAAGCTACGTCATGATCGATGACACGCCGTGTAAGATCAACGCTTACTCGACGGCGAAGCCGGGCAAACACGGCAGCGCCAAGGCTCGTGTTGAGGCCGAGGGCGTCTTCGACGGCAAGAAGCGCTCGCTCTCCCAGCCGGTCGACGCGAAGATTTGGGTCCCGATCATCGAGCGGAAAAACGGACAGGTCGTCTCCGTCGACGGCAACGACATGCAGGTCATGGACCTCGAGACCTACGAGACGATCACGATGCGCATCCCCGACGACATCGATGTCTCCCCCGACGAGAACATCGAGTACCTCGAGATGGAAGACCAGCGAAAGATCGTCTGA
- the speB gene encoding agmatinase, protein MFPGATDDGEATDTADRSTRDGANFVVVGAPLDATTTFQPGTRFGPRRIRSLAEPFDDYDSRTDQHFSTLSVADRGDVRAWNDVPEYLEYLASTLREAVWNDAVPLMLGGEHTVSLAGVRAVEPEVFVCLDAHLDLYDAYDGNPLSHAAVTRRILEDVDAVEEVVLLGARTGSETEWERAAADDVTVVPPEAVGEWSPGDRLADREVYLSVDIDAADPGYAPGTGTMEPFGLEPRELRDVVREVAPHAGGFDVVEVNDRDDGQTAALAAKLVREFVFSHADG, encoded by the coding sequence ATGTTTCCCGGGGCGACCGACGACGGCGAGGCGACCGACACGGCCGATCGATCCACCCGTGACGGCGCGAACTTCGTGGTCGTCGGTGCGCCCCTGGACGCAACGACGACCTTTCAGCCGGGGACCCGATTCGGTCCCCGACGGATCCGTTCTCTCGCCGAACCGTTCGACGATTACGACTCCCGAACGGACCAGCACTTTTCGACCCTCAGCGTCGCCGACCGCGGCGACGTTCGGGCGTGGAACGACGTTCCAGAGTACCTCGAGTACCTTGCAAGCACCCTGCGGGAGGCCGTCTGGAACGACGCCGTCCCGCTGATGCTGGGGGGCGAACACACCGTCTCCCTCGCAGGCGTCCGCGCGGTCGAACCCGAGGTGTTCGTCTGTCTCGATGCCCACCTCGACCTGTACGACGCCTACGACGGGAATCCGCTCTCCCACGCCGCCGTCACCCGGCGCATCCTCGAGGACGTCGACGCCGTCGAGGAGGTCGTTCTCCTCGGCGCTCGCACCGGCAGCGAGACCGAGTGGGAGCGCGCCGCTGCGGACGACGTGACCGTCGTTCCGCCCGAGGCGGTGGGCGAGTGGTCGCCCGGCGACCGACTCGCGGACCGCGAGGTCTACCTGAGCGTCGACATCGACGCCGCCGACCCCGGATACGCGCCGGGAACCGGGACGATGGAGCCGTTCGGCCTCGAGCCCCGCGAACTCCGCGACGTGGTGCGCGAAGTGGCACCCCACGCCGGCGGGTTCGACGTGGTCGAGGTCAACGACCGCGACGACGGCCAGACGGCCGCGCTGGCCGCGAAGCTGGTTCGAGAGTTCGTCTTTTCGCACGCGGACGGGTGA
- a CDS encoding 8-oxo-dGTP diphosphatase: protein MIEATLCFPLRDGGDAAADREVLLIEKRRGLGEGWYNGPGGKCEPGETPRDCAIRETEEEVGLEVSDLEKAGELRFLLDGEAHTFCHVYRTRSFASEPSVSEEAYPEWIPVDEVPYDRMWDDDHLWLPGVLEGKTVAGEFRFEGGEPLDEAEFVDHDLEWDVSF, encoded by the coding sequence ATGATCGAGGCGACGCTGTGTTTCCCGCTGCGAGACGGCGGTGACGCTGCGGCCGACCGCGAGGTGCTGCTCATCGAGAAACGCCGCGGGCTCGGCGAGGGCTGGTACAACGGTCCCGGCGGGAAGTGCGAACCCGGCGAGACGCCCCGCGACTGTGCGATCCGCGAAACCGAGGAAGAGGTGGGCCTCGAGGTCTCGGACCTCGAGAAGGCGGGCGAACTCCGATTCCTGCTCGACGGCGAGGCCCACACGTTCTGTCACGTCTACCGCACACGCTCGTTCGCCAGCGAGCCGAGCGTCTCCGAGGAGGCCTATCCGGAGTGGATCCCCGTCGATGAGGTGCCCTACGACCGGATGTGGGACGACGATCACCTGTGGCTGCCGGGCGTGCTCGAGGGGAAAACCGTCGCCGGCGAGTTCCGATTCGAGGGCGGCGAACCGCTCGACGAAGCCGAGTTCGTCGATCACGACCTCGAGTGGGACGTGTCGTTTTGA